The Thermoanaerobaculia bacterium sequence CGGAACCTCTCGGTCCGGAAGGTTTCGACGGGGATGACGGTGTTCGTCATCGCCCTCGTCGTGATGGTCTTCCTCCTCGTGATGTCGCTCGCCGAGGGGATCAAGAAGACGCTCACGAAGAACGTCACGGACCGCGACGTGATCGTCATGCGGACGGGCGCGCAGTCGGAGCTCCAATCGTTCGTCCAGCCGCAGCAGTTCGAGACGCTTCGCACGCTTCCGGGCGTCGAACGCAACGCGCACGGCGAGGCGATGGCCTCGCCGGAGCTCGTCGTGCTGATCAACGTGGCGAAGCGCGACGGCAAGAAGACGAACGTCCAGGTGCGCGGGGTGCTTCCCGCGGCGCTCGAGGTCCGGCCCGGGATCCGCATCGTCGAGGGAAGGATGTTCGGTCCCGGCACGGCCGAGGCGATCGTCCCCAAGAGCGTCCGCGACCGGTTCGAGGGCGCGCAGATCGGAGGGACGATCGCGGCGGGCTCCGAGCGCTGGACGGTGGTCGGCGTCTTCGACGCGGGGAGCACGCCCTACGACTCCGAGATCTGGGTCGATCTGCACAACCTGCAGGGGCAGTCGAAGCGCGGCTCGGGCTACTCGTCGGTCACGCTGCGCGCGGCGGATTCCGCGGCGCGCGACCGGATCATCGCGAGCGTCAAGGGAGACCAGC is a genomic window containing:
- a CDS encoding ABC transporter permease, with the translated sequence MAIPLKYNIRNLSVRKVSTGMTVFVIALVVMVFLLVMSLAEGIKKTLTKNVTDRDVIVMRTGAQSELQSFVQPQQFETLRTLPGVERNAHGEAMASPELVVLINVAKRDGKKTNVQVRGVLPAALEVRPGIRIVEGRMFGPGTAEAIVPKSVRDRFEGAQIGGTIAAGSERWTVVGVFDAGSTPYDSEIWVDLHNLQGQSKRGSGYSSVTLRAADSAARDRIIASVKGDQRVKLEGKTEKKYYEEQMSTAAPIKILAYLVGIIMAIGASFGAMNTMYAQVSARTREIGTLRALGFSRRSVLGSFVAESLALSAIGGVVGTFFAWGFVKIFLTGPVGTQNFRTFSDILFNFTLTPALLAGGVVFSLAMGLFGGFFPAFRAARLKIVSALREI